The genomic region agtaaaataataatagatcATATTATGAGTGAGAAAGTGTTCAGTGTCAGGAGACTGAGTAACATGAACACATGAATATTTGAGCAATGGATGGAAGGGAGTGAATAGGAGCTGTCATAAAAACTAGAAGAGAACCAGCAGATACTGGCATCAAGAATTCCAAAAGAGAGCTTTAAAGAGGAAGGCATTGCTATAAAGATCAGGTGTTGACTAAGAGTCTCCGTTGAATTCCACACCTAGAGGTCACTGGTGAATTTAAAGAGCattgctgggggcgcctgggtggcatagttgcttctgactcttggtttccagtCAGGCaggtgatcttagggtcatgagttcgagccctgcgtGTGGTTCAGGAAGGAGTTTGCTaaagtttctccctccctctccttctgcccctccccacctcactctctcaaataaataaataaatctttttaaaaaaataaagagcatggctttagctaaattaaaaaaaaaaaaagccattggtTGACTAGTGAACTTATgggtgaagaaagagagagggtacATGTGGATAGTTCTTTCACCCTCTTTTCAAAATGATGAAGGGCAGGCACTCGTCTTCCTcaaccttcttccttctctccatgtCCTGCCCCATTCTTTCCAGTGCATGGCTGCGTGCATTATCACCACTGCTCCCCCCTCCTTGATGCCTCCCCAGCCACCTTTCCAGTCACATTTTATTCACTGCAGATTTTAGCATTGACTCACTGCGCTCTTTCCACTACTGATCCAGACAAAATCGTTATGATTCCAATATTCCCTCTTTTGATCCAGTCAGCAGCCACACTGTCAGCCCCTTGACGTCCTCTCAACAAAGACTGTGTCCTTTGCCATAAATCGGCAACTTGAGCCCATCCCGTACTCTAGAACCCTGGTCCCTTTTCCCTATCTCTCATTCCTTCatgtttttgctttccttttttacaCAGTGTAATTTCCATAGTACATCATCATAATTACCCCTTTGTGTACACCTTTAACTGTAGTCCTGCTAGCTTACCCTAACTTCAATCTGGGTCAATGCCACTCTCCACATACTTCTTTTCTTCACTTGAGCAAATAAGTGTCGTGAttaaaaacacaccaaaatgttGACTAGTTCCACTTTGAATTTATGAACATCTAATAGGACCTCATCACTGCCTGGAATCCTACATCTGAACACAGCAGAATCAGATTTCATTCCCAAACACTCCATGGAACTACTCTTTCACCACCAGCCAGGATTTCCTCGTTGCTAAATTTTCTGGTCATTCCTCAGTCCTTAGTACCTTGACTCCTTAAGTAATATTATATAAATTGATTAATCCCTTGTGAAACTTACACACAAAACCACACTCTCCTGTTATGTTTTTCCCTATTCAACTGGCATTTTTCCCCCTCAAGCTGTTTTAATGGAGTCTTTCCTCTCGACCTCTAAATTTCAGATTTTCCCAAGGCTCAATAATGGAAACTTCTCTCTACACTCACTTCTTAGGGTTTTCCCAGTCTATTTACTAATATCTCTCAAATGTATGTCTTTTCTTCAACATATTTTGAAGCTGACATTTTCCCATACTGAGTTAATGaaaacaagataaatgaaaaccCTACTGGGGGAAGTGATTCTAAGCTGAATTTTTGACATGCTTTTGAAACAACTAGAAGCAGATGCTCAGGATGCTGCTAGATAAATGAgcctatatattaaaaaaaaaaaaggaagagaaattatgGGGTTATATATGTGATATTTATCAATGTATGAATGGTAAATAAAGTCATGAGCGCAATGATATTGCCAGGAGAAACAATAGAGTATGGCCAGAAAATTTTCCAGAATGGGAATGGGTATATTTTAAGGACAAGCAATGAAAAGaagccagcaaaggagactggGAAGGAACAGAAATCGCAgaaatacaggaaacaaactgagggttgcagaaagggacgTGGGTAGCGGggtggggtaaccaggtgatgggcattcaggagggcacacgatgtgatgagcactgggtgttatatgcaactaatgaatcactgaacactatatcaaaaactaatgatgtaccatatgttggctaattacatttaaattaaaaaatgcttctatcttcaggaaaaaaaaaagaagttacagaaATACTGGAGAAAATCTGGTGAGAGTGGTGGTGCTGTAAGACAGTTTGGAACAGCTAGTAGGGTAGTGGAAGTGATAATAGTGAATTAGATGATACCAAAGATGATGATGATTGTGATTCTGCTTATGATGATGAGACTGTTAGTGAGACTGAAAAATTAATAACTagaaatatccatttattttcagCTCCATCCCTGAGGAATGCCAGCCCAATATCTCCTCAGTCCCCGCTTCATTCTTTTGTCCAACATCACTCAGTTTAGCCCCATGATCTACCTCACTGGCTTTCCAGGATTGGAAACCATCGAACACTGGATGTTCATCCCCTTTTTCCTTATGTACCTTGTGGCCATCTCAGGCAATTGTTTCATTCTGATAATTATTAAGACCAACCCTCATCTGCACACACCCATGTACCATCTACTCTCCTTTCTGGCCTTCACTGACCTGGGACTCTCAGTGTCGACCTTGCCCACTACTATGGGAATCTTTTGGTTCAAGTCTCATGGTATCCACCTTGCAGCTTGCCAAATCCAGATGTTCTGTACACACTCATCTTCTTTCATGGAGTCCTCAGTGCTCCTTATCATGTCCTTTGACCGCTGTTTGGCCACCTGCCACCCCCTTAGGTACTCGGTCATTATCACTAGCCAGCGAGTGGTCAGGACAGGTCTGGCTGTCATCTTCCAGGGACCTGTGGCCCTAGTTCCTCTTGTCATCCTCCTGAAGACTTTTCCCTACTGTGGGCCTCAAGTCCTCTCCCGTTCTTTCTGCCTACACCAGGAAGTGATACAGTTGGCCTGCACAGATATCACCTTCAACAACCTATGTGGACTGACGGTGGTGGCATTCACTATGATGCTGGACCTGGTGCTCATCGCACTGTCCTATGGGGTCATCCTCCACACTGTGGCAAGACTGGCTTCCCAAGAGGAGCAGCTCTGAGCCTTCCAAACATGTACCTCACACCTCTGTGCTGTGCTGATATTCTTTGTGCCCATGGTGGGGCTATCTCTGGTGCACTGCTTTGGGAAGCATGCCCCACTTGCTGTCCACCTTCTTATGGCCAATGTCTATCTCTTCGTGCCTCCCATGCTTAATCCAATTATATATAGTATTAAGACAAAGGAGATCCACCATGTTATCAGCAAGCGACTGGGTCTTAAGAAGGTCAGTGCTGGGTCCTGGGGCTAAAAATTCCACTGAGTACCCAGGAGAAGGTCCCAAATCAGCCCAAAGATTTATAGCATTGAGAACCTATTATTGCCCCACATGTTCCCcaagatttttttccattgccctaaataaaatatgtatgaatttCTTTTCCTGAGCTATGGGTCAAGAATGCTGACATGCTCTTGCTAAAATTATAACGCCTCCTCCTATATATGAAAACTAGCTGTTTTGGTAGCACCAAAAACTGCCCAGAAGACTCTGTTGAGGGTCATCATCAATGTGCAAAtattaaaactgaaatgaaattgaacaaaaatgaaaacagaatagtaaataaaaaagCACCCAGAAGAGAACCTGGCAGAGAAGAGATAAATTCACCTCAGGAAATGTCCTTCTTCCACGGTTCCTTGGGATTGCTTCCCTCTTCTCTACCCAGTAAAGTCCTTCTCCTCATTTCTATCCTGGTTAAGCTGTATCCTTTGGACTCTTCAATCACATTGGAAGAATCAGAACTTGTCACTCTTTCCTAATGGCTGATTCAGTTAGAACACTTCCAGATCTTCCTGTGGTTGTACTCCCTTCCGGTTCTGTTCATCTAGTAGACCTTTGACTTATCTCAAATCTGATTTTACCTTTCCTGTGGACTCACTGACAGTAAGCAGAAGCTAGTGTTTGCTCCTAGGCACTCCAGTGGTGAGATCTTGCCCAATGACATGAAATGTGGCAAAGTTGCAATGAAGGAAAATACCACAAATATTTGTAAGTCATAATCCCATCTCTCAGGAGGTTGCAGACCTAATGTTGGCAAAGAAAATTGCCCATACCATTGACTAAATGAAATTCATGTTGGAATCTCAGCACTGGGGTCTCTTCCTCACGGACATTTCACTGACAGCCCTCTCTCCAGCATCAGAGCAGACACTCCCTCAGTCTGCTCCCTCAGAATCCTGCATTTCCCAGTGTAATATCTGTCACACAGTAATGTATTGCTTTGTGTCTcagtttagtttcttttttctttttttttcttctctcttttttttaaatcttccagaATGGATTACTAAATTAAGCTCCTTGGAGGAATTATGCATGTCTTGTTAACCAGTACATCTCCATAAATACAATGACTGTCAGagaatagatgctcaataaatacatactatTAATTTCTGGatacataaatgcataaattGAAATTCAAAGCTAAGAAAGAGAACTTCTTTTCTAGGGAAGCTTTTTCTTCTTACACCCGGGAAGCCCAAGAGGACCCCCTTGTGATGGCATCCATCAAAGGGTGTTCCTCATCATTATCCTAGTTCTGCTTCATTCAGGCCCTCTGGCCCCTCTTGTCTCCTCTGCCACAGGTTACTATGATCCATAAGTGCTTCCTGAGAGTTACTCTTCACAGCTCTGGGGCATGGGAAACCTTGTATATAGTCCACCACCCCACCTCCCTGATCCGGACTGAACAGAAACCTTGCTGGGTCTGTTTGATAAACTCAactatctcttttctttccatggATTTAGGAGTCTAGTGGTTCCTGGGGCCAGAATAACCATACCCTTGCCTCCACACAAGGCAACTTCTCCTGCCTTTATATTCCAACATCCCcagtctcttcatttcttttagtttataCACAGTCTGAGAAAATTCCTTTGGGTGGTACACAGATGGCTGATACCTGTTAGACTGGTTTCTGATTcaaattttggcttttttttttttttttcctgtttgcctGGTCAAAATGGGAGGAGAAATGATGGTAACAGCAGACCAGACAAAGATCCCCAGATATAATGGCTCTTgaaaaagataatattaaaaacagTTGGGAAAGGTTGGATTATTCAAAAAACAGTGCTAGCCAAATTTGTTATCAATGTGGAAGATAAAATTTGATCCTTACTTTATAgtacacataaaaatgtattaaattaaagATACAAGTGTTAAAGGAAAACTTGGAAATGATTAGAAAAATACGAGAGAATAGACAATTAAAACACAGTAAAACAgaacacaccaaaaacaaagagacaacacAAACCAGACTAAGAGATGAAATGTGCAATGTATACCTCTACGAACAACTGATGTTTAATGtacagaatatatgaagaacctCTATAAATTAGTAAAGACTCTCATGTATCATCCAACACCTTACTTTATAGCATTAATCAATCTTGCTCACCAAATCACTCATCCTTGTCTCTCACTGTCCCCAAGATCTCTGGAATTGCCTGAGTTTTCTCAGTTTATCCAGCTGGCTAAATAGGtcacatttccttcctttacCCTTGTGCCTATTGCCACAATGCTCCTTCTCATATTCAAAGCTATGAACTCTTTTCATCAATCTCTGGGCATCACTTTATTCAAAACCTGAGACAAAACGGCCCTGGTCGCTACTTCCTTGACTATTCTGCCCTCTTCCCAAGCATTTCACTTATTCATCACACcataaacttttcctttttccactcTCTCATGCTACTGAACGTTGACTACCTTATTATGACTCTCCAGCTTCTCTACTCCTATATAGTCTGTCAGTTCTATCCATTCATCCTGACAGACGATAAATGGGTAGAAAGATATCCATCCATAGCTATAACCTTCCAGACATTCAACAAGATGCACTAGACTCCCATATTCCCACTCATCTTTGCATGCTTCTCCCCAATTAACTTATATCATCACTTTTCTCCCTGGATAATTTAATTTACTAAAAGTTAGTTCTTAATAATGTCTTTTAGAACCAAATGACACCTAACTTCTGAAAGCCAGTGGatcaataatcatttatttattccgtGAAGTTGCTTCTTATCtatgttttccatctctttgaaTAATACCACCACTATGCCTAAGATTGAGACTCGAAATCCAAATATTGTTTTGACTTTCTTTCCTGTATCTACCGCATTAAATAAGGTAAAACCCAAGGAAAATACTGACCCAAAAAATACCTCTGTCAGTACCTTCCTCCATTGCCTTCCACCTGCAGTCTCCCCTGCAGACCCAACAAATCACATTCTTGTGCCATAATGACAGTCTTCTAATAAACCTCATgcctctctctatttcattctggAGCAGGACTATTTTAATCTGTAGTAGAAct from Zalophus californianus isolate mZalCal1 chromosome 11, mZalCal1.pri.v2, whole genome shotgun sequence harbors:
- the LOC113915480 gene encoding LOW QUALITY PROTEIN: olfactory receptor 51M1-like (The sequence of the model RefSeq protein was modified relative to this genomic sequence to represent the inferred CDS: substituted 1 base at 1 genomic stop codon) translates to MPAQYLLSPRFILLSNITQFSPMIYLTGFPGLETIEHWMFIPFFLMYLVAISGNCFILIIIKTNPHLHTPMYHLLSFLAFTDLGLSVSTLPTTMGIFWFKSHGIHLAACQIQMFCTHSSSFMESSVLLIMSFDRCLATCHPLRYSVIITSQRVVRTGLAVIFQGPVALVPLVILLKTFPYCGPQVLSRSFCLHQEVIQLACTDITFNNLCGLTVVAFTMMLDLVLIALSYGVILHTVARLASQEEQLXAFQTCTSHLCAVLIFFVPMVGLSLVHCFGKHAPLAVHLLMANVYLFVPPMLNPIIYSIKTKEIHHVISKRLGLKKVSAGSWG